A window of Chitinophaga sp. MM2321 contains these coding sequences:
- a CDS encoding dihydrofolate reductase family protein yields the protein MRNIIYGINLTADGCCDHTQSSGGPEIHEYFTDLMRDADLIIYGRKTYQLMVPYWPDVAKKQSGTKAENEFAQTFNAIDKVVCSRSLNDFEGNPRVIRANLAEEVLKLKQESGKNISIGGISLPAELITLGLVDEYYFLIHPIIAGQGRRLLDGIGLPDPLNLKLTDSRTLKSGCIALHYLKQL from the coding sequence ATGAGAAATATAATCTATGGTATCAATCTGACTGCAGATGGTTGCTGCGACCATACCCAATCTAGTGGCGGCCCAGAGATCCACGAGTATTTCACGGACCTCATGCGGGACGCTGACCTGATCATCTACGGACGTAAGACCTATCAGTTGATGGTTCCTTACTGGCCTGACGTCGCAAAAAAACAATCCGGGACGAAAGCGGAGAATGAATTTGCGCAAACATTTAACGCCATTGACAAAGTTGTTTGTTCCCGCTCATTAAATGACTTTGAAGGTAATCCGAGGGTTATTCGTGCGAACCTCGCAGAAGAAGTCCTGAAACTGAAACAGGAATCGGGCAAAAATATTTCAATTGGCGGGATAAGCCTGCCTGCGGAATTGATAACGCTTGGTCTGGTGGATGAATATTATTTTCTAATTCATCCTATCATTGCAGGTCAAGGGAGACGGTTGTTAGATGGTATCGGTCTTCCCGATCCGTTAAATTTAAAACTAACTGACTCGAGGACGCTTAAATCAGGATGTATAGCACTTCATTACCTGAAACAGTTATAA
- a CDS encoding LLM class flavin-dependent oxidoreductase, with the protein MKKIGFLSFGHWSNHPAYKTRTASDTLLQSIDLAVAAEEIGLDGAYFRVHHFAAQLASPFPLLSAIGAKTSKIEIGTGVIDMRYENPLYMVEDAGAADLISEGRLQLGISRGSPEQVIDGWRTFGYEPAEGETDADMGRRKALEFLDKLKGVGFAEPNPSPMFPNPPGLLRLEPYSEGLRERIWWGAASNATAVWAAENGMYLQSSTLKYDESGKPFHIQQAEQIRLYKDAWKKAGHKREPRVSVSRSIFALVNDQDRYFFGQETNRVDKIGMIEADKRAIFGRSYAAEPDQLIKELAEDEAIQEADTILLTIPNTLGVDYNVHVLSSILAHVAPGLGWR; encoded by the coding sequence ATGAAGAAAATAGGATTTTTATCGTTTGGGCATTGGTCTAATCATCCTGCCTATAAGACCCGTACAGCGAGTGACACATTGCTTCAATCTATTGATTTGGCTGTCGCTGCCGAAGAAATTGGTTTAGATGGCGCCTATTTTCGTGTGCATCATTTTGCAGCCCAGTTAGCATCACCATTTCCTTTGCTTTCGGCTATCGGTGCCAAAACAAGTAAAATAGAGATTGGAACGGGTGTAATTGATATGCGTTATGAAAATCCACTGTATATGGTGGAAGATGCCGGAGCTGCGGATTTAATTTCGGAGGGGCGATTACAATTGGGAATCAGCAGAGGTTCGCCGGAACAGGTAATCGATGGGTGGCGCACTTTTGGATATGAACCGGCCGAAGGAGAAACTGACGCAGATATGGGACGTCGTAAAGCATTGGAATTCCTGGATAAGTTAAAAGGTGTCGGATTTGCCGAGCCTAATCCGTCCCCGATGTTTCCGAACCCACCAGGCTTGCTACGCCTGGAGCCATATTCGGAAGGACTGAGGGAACGTATCTGGTGGGGAGCCGCTTCTAATGCTACTGCTGTTTGGGCCGCCGAAAACGGAATGTATCTTCAAAGTTCTACTTTGAAGTACGATGAAAGCGGCAAACCTTTTCATATACAGCAAGCCGAGCAAATCAGATTATACAAAGATGCCTGGAAAAAAGCAGGACACAAGCGTGAACCGAGAGTTTCGGTGAGCCGGTCTATTTTCGCCTTGGTAAACGACCAGGATCGTTATTTCTTTGGGCAGGAAACCAACCGGGTCGATAAAATCGGAATGATTGAAGCAGACAAACGCGCCATTTTCGGAAGAAGCTATGCCGCAGAGCCGGATCAACTCATCAAGGAGTTAGCTGAGGATGAAGCTATTCAAGAGGCAGATACGATTCTTTTGACAATACCCAATACATTAGGAGTTGATTACAATGTGCATGTACTGTCTTCTATTTTAGCGCATGTGGCCCCCGGATTGGGTTGGCGCTAA
- a CDS encoding LytTR family DNA-binding domain-containing protein — protein sequence MLKVVVIDDEPLALEVLAGYLKRIDNVHSVSLFTNTWEALRYLENHPTDVLLLDIEMPEMTGIEFLKELPDPPFTIFTTAYRNYAFEGYELGVIDFLLKPVSFNRFKQAIEKITEFLTLKAQNVNIEDHAAFEKTDFIFVKSGVQRIKLHFNDVTHIQGLKDYAIIYTYSGKVILKGSIKAMLDIFPQNRFIRVHKSFIVSIQKVTRLERNRIILDGHQIPIGRNFKDDLEKALEST from the coding sequence ATGCTGAAAGTTGTTGTTATAGATGATGAACCGCTTGCGCTTGAAGTACTTGCAGGTTACTTAAAACGCATCGACAACGTACATTCCGTGTCCCTGTTTACCAATACATGGGAGGCTTTGCGCTATCTGGAGAATCACCCTACTGATGTATTGTTACTGGATATTGAGATGCCGGAAATGACAGGTATTGAATTTCTAAAAGAATTGCCAGACCCGCCTTTTACGATTTTCACAACCGCATATCGCAATTATGCTTTTGAAGGCTATGAATTGGGTGTAATTGACTTTTTATTAAAACCTGTGTCTTTTAACCGATTCAAACAGGCAATAGAGAAAATCACAGAATTCCTAACCTTAAAAGCACAGAATGTAAATATTGAGGATCATGCTGCCTTTGAAAAAACAGATTTTATTTTTGTCAAAAGTGGTGTGCAGCGTATAAAACTTCATTTTAATGATGTTACCCACATTCAAGGACTCAAAGATTATGCAATAATTTATACCTACTCAGGAAAGGTCATATTGAAAGGATCAATTAAAGCCATGCTTGATATTTTCCCACAAAACCGTTTTATTCGGGTACATAAATCTTTCATAGTATCTATTCAAAAAGTAACACGCCTGGAAAGGAACCGAATTATACTGGATGGCCATCAAATACCTATCGGCCGAAACTTTAAAGATGATCTCGAAAAGGCGCTGGAAAGCACCTGA
- a CDS encoding histidine kinase produces the protein MELLNKQVKLPFSKGTVSLKYILAHSAYWLLITGFFMFEKKYLIHKASMPYFVACVTVRIALLIVIAYLNLHYFLPKYLLKKRYFVYFTAVFIAVIGYLTVQSLFDFYLYGYVIGPMRNSDLMESLSYNFFSTLWYLGLMLALRLSMDWYGQQLLIQRMTVEKLNAEVNFLRAQVNPHFLFNVLNNLYALTLKKSELAPETVLKLSEMMEYMLYDSTDAKVLLEKEITYLSNYIELERHRFSSEFIISLNINAELSGHEIAPLLLLPLVENAFKHGLSKQTENSWLTVGIELNNKTLTVIIENSKPLSVSNKSKGGIGLDNLRKRLNMLYPAKHHLALEDNKNAYRAKLIIEL, from the coding sequence ATGGAGCTACTGAATAAGCAGGTTAAGCTGCCATTTTCAAAGGGGACTGTTTCCCTAAAGTATATCCTGGCTCATAGTGCCTATTGGCTATTGATAACAGGTTTCTTTATGTTTGAGAAAAAATACCTCATACATAAGGCCAGCATGCCTTACTTTGTAGCTTGTGTAACTGTCCGGATCGCACTCCTCATTGTGATAGCTTATCTCAACCTGCATTATTTTTTACCAAAATACCTGCTGAAGAAACGCTACTTTGTCTATTTCACAGCAGTTTTTATCGCTGTGATCGGGTACTTAACAGTCCAGAGCCTTTTTGATTTTTATCTGTATGGTTATGTTATAGGCCCTATGCGTAACAGCGATTTAATGGAAAGCCTCTCCTACAACTTTTTTAGCACGTTATGGTATTTAGGGTTAATGCTGGCACTTAGGTTAAGTATGGACTGGTATGGGCAGCAGCTTCTCATTCAGAGAATGACAGTAGAAAAATTAAATGCCGAAGTTAATTTTCTTCGCGCCCAGGTAAATCCACACTTCCTGTTTAATGTATTAAACAACTTGTATGCATTAACGCTTAAAAAATCAGAGCTTGCACCGGAAACAGTACTTAAACTATCAGAAATGATGGAATACATGTTGTACGATAGTACTGATGCAAAGGTGCTGTTAGAAAAAGAAATCACTTACCTAAGCAATTACATTGAACTGGAGCGGCATAGGTTTAGTTCCGAGTTTATTATTTCATTGAATATTAATGCTGAACTAAGTGGGCATGAAATTGCCCCTTTACTATTGTTGCCTTTGGTTGAGAATGCCTTTAAACATGGGCTTAGTAAACAAACCGAAAATAGTTGGTTAACTGTGGGTATTGAGTTAAATAATAAAACATTAACGGTAATTATAGAGAATTCAAAACCATTGTCAGTATCTAATAAAAGTAAGGGTGGAATAGGGCTCGACAATCTACGAAAACGTCTGAACATGCTTTATCCGGCTAAACACCATCTTGCGCTTGAAGACAATAAAAATGCCTATAGAGCCAAGCTAATAATTGAATTATAA
- a CDS encoding TonB-dependent receptor domain-containing protein, with protein sequence MCQKKYLLTILVYFCINPALAQHVDNVKTDSLKKNPAIKLKTVTIHGQKPLIEHRIDGIVFNVESLPSIAGADAADVLRKVPMLSVDGSGELSVRGNSNVKVLIDGKPSEIYASSVADALKAIKGEHIVKVEVITNPSSRYDAEGANAVVNIITRKIIENATSGNVSIVAGSPSESSSEGIGGDVHRKQGAFLFNSDAFYQKYWNRNGSVLQRNADNLVLVQKNETKQSGEYFYGGLSVLYSLDSLNTFNLGYRVRRSPNRTTGVSDNYEVDNEIQQLLFERNTITPNQNKGNAYTVGFNGKSKNQQIAYSVLGMYSHFRGTNDYMLNQTAEDNGEYRENFFSTTIYDDYIIQGDYTQSFTENWKWEAGAKVSAKNSKNKSLFEVYDFANGNYQYDAVRSGNFKYKNRIYAGYVNMSIKLNKWGFSGGLRYEKTDLDAAFRNQGVNIPSFDNLVPQVLLNMALDSITNIKLSYAMKLVRPYISYLDPTINTSDSLTLQYGNPQLKPELTNRYEISYSVNDAKLFRDFVLFFNDNRNSIENIRFPKGNGIFESTWKNVGKNQRLGFSATLNWKPVSTLTIGATLTAQFVWLESRALGISNHSLMRRLTLNGSYKFPKGYSVDFYGFFDSNNLRLQGYRSGWKFYNLSINKKFKNERLNLGLRMETFFQPYIYIDEVIATSDFEQRQSYRYRSQNIRFTVSYKIGKKEVKSPQINAVENE encoded by the coding sequence ATGTGCCAAAAGAAATATCTTCTGACTATACTGGTTTATTTTTGCATTAATCCGGCTCTGGCACAACATGTAGACAATGTTAAAACTGACTCATTAAAGAAGAATCCGGCTATAAAGTTGAAAACGGTTACCATACATGGTCAAAAGCCCCTGATAGAGCATCGGATCGATGGGATTGTGTTCAATGTAGAAAGTCTGCCATCTATTGCAGGCGCAGATGCCGCGGATGTACTTAGAAAAGTACCGATGTTAAGCGTTGATGGTAGTGGTGAGCTTTCTGTTCGCGGCAATTCAAATGTTAAGGTGCTTATTGATGGTAAACCTTCTGAAATCTATGCTTCTTCTGTTGCGGACGCACTAAAAGCTATTAAGGGAGAACATATTGTAAAGGTGGAGGTGATTACAAATCCCTCATCGCGATATGATGCTGAAGGGGCCAACGCAGTGGTCAACATTATTACCAGAAAAATAATAGAGAATGCCACCAGCGGAAATGTCAGCATTGTAGCTGGCAGCCCCAGTGAAAGTAGCAGTGAAGGTATAGGTGGTGATGTACACCGTAAACAGGGAGCCTTTCTGTTCAATAGCGATGCCTTCTATCAGAAATACTGGAATCGGAATGGTTCTGTATTACAGCGGAATGCGGATAATTTGGTGCTTGTTCAGAAAAATGAAACCAAACAATCGGGCGAATATTTTTATGGTGGTTTAAGCGTGCTTTATAGTCTGGATTCTTTAAACACCTTTAACCTGGGTTATCGTGTCAGGCGGTCACCAAACAGGACGACGGGTGTTTCTGATAATTACGAGGTGGACAATGAAATACAGCAGCTCCTATTTGAGCGGAATACCATAACACCAAACCAGAATAAGGGCAATGCATATACTGTCGGTTTTAACGGCAAATCGAAAAACCAGCAAATAGCATATTCAGTATTGGGTATGTATTCGCATTTTAGAGGTACGAATGATTACATGTTGAATCAGACCGCGGAGGATAACGGTGAGTACCGGGAGAACTTCTTTAGCACTACAATCTACGATGATTATATTATCCAGGGAGATTATACACAGTCATTCACTGAGAACTGGAAATGGGAAGCCGGAGCCAAAGTATCTGCTAAAAATTCTAAAAATAAGAGTCTGTTTGAGGTGTATGATTTCGCTAATGGCAATTATCAGTATGACGCTGTTCGTTCTGGTAATTTTAAGTATAAGAACAGGATTTATGCTGGATATGTAAATATGAGTATAAAACTGAATAAATGGGGATTTAGCGGGGGGCTAAGGTATGAGAAAACAGATCTTGATGCAGCATTCAGAAACCAGGGAGTAAATATCCCTTCATTTGACAATCTTGTTCCACAAGTATTGCTCAATATGGCATTAGACAGCATTACAAATATTAAGCTGAGCTATGCAATGAAACTGGTTCGTCCGTACATCTCATACCTGGACCCGACAATAAATACCAGTGATTCACTGACATTGCAATATGGGAACCCACAGCTGAAACCTGAGTTGACTAATCGTTATGAGATTAGTTACTCCGTTAATGATGCCAAACTGTTCAGGGACTTTGTGCTATTTTTTAATGACAACAGAAACTCTATTGAAAACATCCGCTTTCCTAAGGGAAATGGAATCTTTGAAAGCACCTGGAAAAATGTAGGAAAGAACCAAAGGTTAGGTTTCTCTGCAACACTGAACTGGAAGCCTGTATCCACATTAACTATTGGTGCCACGCTGACCGCACAATTTGTATGGTTGGAAAGCAGGGCGCTTGGCATCAGTAATCATTCGCTGATGCGGCGACTTACGCTAAATGGTAGCTATAAATTCCCCAAAGGCTATAGCGTAGATTTTTACGGTTTTTTTGATTCCAACAATTTGCGCCTGCAAGGGTATCGGTCTGGTTGGAAATTCTATAACTTGTCTATAAATAAGAAATTCAAAAATGAGCGTCTGAACCTGGGTTTGCGTATGGAAACATTTTTTCAACCATACATCTACATAGATGAAGTAATCGCAACATCAGACTTTGAACAACGGCAGTCATATCGCTACCGAAGCCAGAATATTAGGTTTACTGTTTCCTATAAGATAGGCAAAAAGGAGGTCAAAAGCCCGCAAATAAACGCTGTTGAAAATGAATAG
- a CDS encoding rRNA adenine methyltransferase, with amino-acid sequence MKTDPNNDIVKLCAQGMNLEGEGKNEEALKLFQQAWNLATNAKEKFIAAHYVARQQKNVSDKLKWDETALNLALEINEDDIKGTYPSLYLNIGKCYEDLNDLDKAKKHYQLALSYTGFLSNDGYGEMIKSGIENGINRVTE; translated from the coding sequence ATGAAAACTGATCCCAACAATGATATAGTTAAACTCTGCGCTCAAGGAATGAATTTAGAAGGAGAGGGAAAAAATGAAGAAGCACTTAAACTGTTTCAACAAGCGTGGAACTTGGCTACAAACGCCAAGGAGAAGTTTATAGCAGCTCATTATGTAGCCCGCCAACAAAAAAACGTATCTGATAAATTGAAGTGGGATGAAACAGCATTGAACTTAGCCTTAGAAATTAACGAAGACGATATTAAAGGAACTTATCCTTCTCTTTATTTGAATATCGGGAAGTGTTATGAAGATTTAAACGATTTGGACAAAGCCAAGAAACATTATCAACTGGCTCTCTCTTATACAGGTTTTCTATCCAACGACGGTTATGGAGAAATGATAAAATCAGGAATCGAAAACGGCATAAATAGAGTGACAGAATGA
- a CDS encoding dihydrofolate reductase family protein: protein MRKIIVLSFLTLDGVMQAPGGPEEDPSSDFKYGGWTAPYADEVSGKVMQKQMEPADLLLGRKTYEIFAAYWPEHASYWPGINDVTKYVMSKTVKKSDWENTVFLTSVADIEKLKNSKGADIKIWGSSELVQLLLKHDLVDELWLNIHPLLLGKGKKLFDNDVIPAAFELIESHVTPSGVIMANYKRNGEVRTGTVGA from the coding sequence ATGAGAAAAATAATTGTTCTTTCATTTCTTACATTAGACGGTGTAATGCAAGCACCTGGCGGACCTGAGGAAGATCCATCCAGCGATTTCAAATATGGCGGATGGACTGCACCTTATGCTGACGAAGTTTCTGGTAAGGTCATGCAAAAACAGATGGAACCTGCGGATCTTCTTCTTGGCAGAAAAACATATGAGATTTTTGCCGCTTACTGGCCTGAACATGCAAGCTATTGGCCAGGTATCAATGATGTTACAAAATACGTCATGTCCAAAACCGTGAAAAAGTCAGATTGGGAAAACACCGTGTTCCTTACAAGCGTGGCAGACATCGAAAAACTTAAAAATTCAAAAGGTGCTGACATCAAAATTTGGGGTAGTAGCGAGCTCGTTCAACTACTACTGAAGCACGATTTAGTGGACGAACTCTGGCTCAACATTCACCCGTTGCTGCTGGGTAAAGGAAAAAAGTTGTTTGATAATGACGTGATTCCGGCAGCATTTGAATTAATAGAGAGCCATGTTACACCAAGTGGCGTTATTATGGCCAATTACAAGCGAAATGGAGAAGTCAGAACAGGTACTGTTGGTGCTTAA
- a CDS encoding alpha/beta fold hydrolase: MFILFGQNTFAENKKKVMKKNNYDTADDRTTLYELLPDNAEPSLQSRCINGLLRLLPIKKRLASAAAVQEQVRRLSLRPASYEPTGLGRGVTVTLKHVAGWPVYYTAPSENPDAGDYVVFLHGGGYINEIVRAHWRFIGYLTRNAHVRCIVPIYPLAPHATAKDVVPAMGDLLRKILEDAGPAKATVMGNSAGAGLGLAAAQWLRDSGYQQPNGLVLISPGLDASFSRPEQLAIAAHDPIQDIPGVIEVGRLYAGDLDVAHPYVSPLNGDFRGLAPMIVFSGTLDLHYPASIDLAAKARAAGVPVELHLRRGQPHNYAAMPTPEGREARAIILRVLAQGLT, translated from the coding sequence ATGTTTATTCTTTTTGGGCAAAATACTTTTGCCGAGAACAAAAAGAAAGTGATGAAGAAAAATAATTATGACACAGCTGACGATAGAACTACCCTATACGAGTTGCTGCCGGACAACGCCGAACCGAGCTTGCAGAGCCGCTGTATCAACGGCTTATTAAGGCTTCTTCCCATCAAGAAACGGTTGGCATCAGCCGCTGCCGTCCAGGAGCAGGTGCGCAGATTGTCATTGCGGCCGGCCTCCTATGAACCGACGGGGCTGGGCCGCGGCGTCACGGTGACTTTGAAGCATGTGGCGGGATGGCCCGTCTATTATACAGCACCATCTGAAAATCCCGATGCCGGCGACTACGTCGTATTCCTGCATGGCGGTGGCTATATCAACGAGATCGTTCGCGCGCATTGGCGCTTTATCGGTTACCTGACCCGTAATGCCCATGTCCGTTGTATCGTTCCCATATATCCGCTGGCTCCCCACGCCACTGCTAAAGACGTGGTGCCGGCCATGGGCGACCTGCTGCGGAAGATACTTGAGGATGCCGGACCTGCGAAGGCCACGGTGATGGGCAACTCGGCAGGTGCCGGGTTGGGGCTGGCAGCAGCCCAGTGGTTACGGGACTCCGGATATCAGCAACCGAACGGGCTGGTGCTCATCTCACCGGGGCTGGATGCTTCGTTCAGCCGCCCGGAGCAGCTGGCGATCGCTGCTCATGACCCCATCCAGGATATTCCGGGCGTTATTGAAGTGGGGCGCCTATATGCCGGTGACCTGGATGTCGCCCATCCGTATGTCAGCCCGTTGAATGGCGATTTCCGCGGACTGGCGCCGATGATTGTATTCTCCGGCACGCTCGATCTTCACTATCCAGCCAGTATCGATCTGGCCGCAAAGGCAAGGGCGGCAGGAGTGCCTGTCGAGCTTCATTTGCGACGGGGCCAACCACACAACTATGCGGCGATGCCAACGCCGGAAGGCCGGGAAGCACGTGCGATTATCCTGCGTGTCCTTGCCCAGGGACTGACATGA
- a CDS encoding Crp/Fnr family transcriptional regulator — MQNNIDFLTRFLVDQYSFPAEDTLLLSKFKDVSVKKNSRLLTSGEVCQYAYFICSGCLRTYFINEKGEEKTRYIAFENKFVSAFASFITQAPSAEYVQALEDSALLRIRQTDFYNLVDTNTIFAKLYRQSLEQSQVFATWRVETMISMTAKERYQNLLERMPQVVSRLSNKHVASFLGITQESLSRLKKKE; from the coding sequence ATGCAGAATAATATAGATTTCTTAACGCGATTTTTGGTGGATCAATATTCTTTCCCGGCAGAAGACACTTTGCTTTTGTCAAAATTTAAGGATGTAAGTGTCAAAAAAAACAGTCGGCTTCTTACCTCCGGAGAGGTCTGTCAGTATGCGTATTTTATCTGTAGTGGTTGTTTAAGAACATATTTTATAAATGAAAAAGGAGAAGAAAAAACACGCTACATTGCCTTCGAAAATAAATTTGTAAGCGCCTTCGCCAGCTTTATAACACAAGCACCATCTGCAGAGTATGTTCAAGCGTTAGAGGATTCAGCATTATTAAGAATCAGACAAACTGATTTCTATAACCTTGTAGACACCAATACTATTTTTGCTAAACTTTATCGCCAATCGTTAGAACAATCGCAGGTCTTTGCTACATGGCGGGTTGAAACGATGATTAGTATGACAGCAAAAGAAAGATATCAGAATTTATTGGAGCGGATGCCACAAGTCGTATCGCGGCTATCCAATAAACACGTTGCCTCTTTCTTAGGTATAACGCAGGAATCATTAAGTCGGCTTAAAAAGAAAGAATAG